A stretch of Zymoseptoria tritici IPO323 chromosome 1, whole genome shotgun sequence DNA encodes these proteins:
- a CDS encoding CSN4 COP9 signalosome complex subunit 4 (COP9 signalosome complex subunit 4 (Signalosome subunit 4)), whose product MSSVENELAALESATGQQRSTGYNDFLKRIISSEQDQQGNLVRYVQSITSDNIGVIVSRPLLSAFVEQFRALTDNTLKIEAGTQIVDLLAPKIVSFEQQDTELKFILADAHEAEDDFRASAKTLETISLESSQRAVTDDQKAKIIFSVTDQTTRLQFQLSQARISDSQRAFLDASAAYLALSNEAIIDEDERLRALSSAITCAVLAPAGPLRARQLAKLYKDERTSSTPEFSILEKIFLDRILAPSEVAAFAANLESHQLAKTSDGSTVLDKAVLEHNLLAVSRIYSNISFQNLGALLGVDADRAEVYASAMVESNRLSGAIDQIEEVIHFNTKGGNSSKMDLRAWHNLAEEVEKVATMIQREEPAWYEQHVGA is encoded by the exons ATGTCTTCCGTCGAAAACGAGCTCGCCGCCCTGGAATCCGCCACCGGACAGCAGCGGAGCACGGGTTACAATGATTTTCTGAAGCGCATCATATCATCCGAGCAAGATCAGCAGGGCAACCTCGTACGCTATGTTCAAAGCATCACATCTGACAATATCGGCGTCATTGTGTCTCGACCACTCCTCTCTGCTTTCGTGGAGCAATTCCGAGCTCTGACAGACAACACTCTCAAGATCGAGGCAGG AACACAAATAGTAGACCTCCTCGCACCAAAGATTGTTTCATTCGAGCAACAAGACACCGAACTCAAATTCATCCTCGCCGACGCCCACGAGGCCGAAGACGACTTCCGCGCTTCCGCCAAGACCCTAGAAACCATCTCCCTCGAATCATCCCAGCGCGCTGTGACCGATGACCAGAAAGCCAAA ATCATCTTCTCAGTCACCGACCAAACCACCCGCCTTCAATTCCAACTCTCCCAAGCACGTATCAGCGACTCACAGCGCGCTTTCCTCGATGCCTCTGCTGCATATCTTGCCCTCTCAAACGAAGCCATtatcgacgaggatgaaCGCCTACGAGCACTCTCAAGCGCTATCACCTGCGCCGTTCTCGCTCCGGCCGGACCTCTCCGCGCTCGTCAGCTGGCCAAACTCTACAAAGACGAACGCACGTCATCGACGCCAGAGTTCAGTATCCTGGAGAAGATCTTCCTTGACCGCATCCTCGCACCCTCAGAAGTCGCAGCGTTTGCCGCCAATCTCGAATCACATCAATTGGCCAAGACGTCCGATGGAAGTACTGTGCTCGACAAGGCAGTGCTTGAGCACAATCTCCTCGCCGTATCTCGAATCTATTCGAACATATCATTCCAGAACTTGGGTGCGTTGCTGGGTGTCGATGCGGACCGGGCGGAGGTCTATGCTTCGGCAATGGTGGAGAGCAACCGCTTATCGGGAGCGATCGATCAGATTGAAGAGGTCATTCACTTCAACACCAAGGGCGGGAACAGTTCGAAGATGGACCTGAGAGCATGGCAC AACCTCGCagaggaggtcgagaaggTTGCAACAATGATCCAGCGAGAGGAGCCCGCCTGGTACGAGCAGCATGTTGGCGCTTGA